From one Aeropyrum camini SY1 = JCM 12091 genomic stretch:
- a CDS encoding magnesium transporter has product MPSIAAALTVLRRRLRGFRDSFEIAGGLLAGNLFDTINMLVISAFSGYLVRQRGLLAVYPQLSALAGGLMLSQASRAVSLHALGAASTEFYLGGLAVSAAAGILLTAIFSSVTAVAIGLEPLTIVAAALVSLLTVLSLLTMFTWGLIVLLLRLGASPDNVLPAILTSIIDTVVLILAIFAFSTISRLGSGLLLVAIVTLSLALGFTAALYDVRLTIDTSISNLALQLIEMLAGIILSITAPLLAATGLLPVLPPLNKLAGSVAGSMASAATTSVSLYGHYLDLQTMISSMFRATVGAIPSALYIGVVGYILASGGDSAAGLQTVIATLVVAVLLSLVGSLLAWLLVAASIRAGLDPDAIAMPLATSIIDLMGVLSLSAAAWIILSF; this is encoded by the coding sequence TTGCCAAGCATTGCGGCGGCGCTAACTGTGCTGCGCCGGAGGCTTAGGGGTTTCAGGGATAGCTTCGAGATCGCTGGCGGTCTGCTCGCAGGCAACCTCTTCGACACTATAAACATGCTAGTGATATCCGCATTCTCCGGCTACCTTGTAAGACAGAGGGGGTTGCTAGCGGTTTACCCACAGCTTTCTGCTCTTGCTGGCGGCCTTATGCTGTCCCAGGCCAGCCGGGCGGTGAGTCTACATGCTCTCGGGGCGGCCAGCACAGAGTTTTACCTGGGAGGTCTGGCTGTTTCGGCCGCTGCAGGTATACTGCTAACTGCCATATTCTCGTCGGTGACTGCGGTAGCCATAGGCCTTGAACCCCTGACTATAGTAGCAGCGGCGCTCGTCTCGCTCCTAACTGTTCTATCATTGTTGACCATGTTTACCTGGGGGCTTATAGTGCTGCTACTCAGGCTTGGCGCATCGCCTGATAACGTGCTGCCCGCAATATTAACTAGCATAATAGACACGGTAGTCCTTATACTAGCTATATTTGCGTTCTCGACAATATCACGCCTTGGGTCTGGACTGCTCCTGGTGGCTATAGTAACGCTCTCATTAGCACTAGGCTTCACGGCGGCTCTATATGATGTTAGGTTGACGATCGACACTTCCATCAGCAATCTCGCTCTTCAGCTGATTGAGATGTTGGCTGGCATTATTCTCAGCATCACCGCCCCTCTCCTTGCAGCAACAGGCCTCCTCCCAGTACTCCCCCCGCTAAACAAGCTTGCAGGCTCTGTTGCTGGGAGCATGGCATCGGCAGCGACAACCTCAGTATCACTCTATGGCCACTATCTGGACCTACAGACCATGATTTCGTCTATGTTTAGAGCAACCGTAGGGGCTATACCCTCGGCCCTATACATCGGAGTAGTGGGGTACATACTTGCCTCAGGTGGCGACAGCGCAGCTGGGCTACAGACTGTTATCGCAACTCTGGTAGTGGCTGTTCTCTTATCTTTAGTAGGCTCCCTCCTGGCGTGGCTCCTGGTAGCAGCATCTATAAGGGCTGGCCTCGACCCCGATGCGATAGCGATGCCCCTCGCCACCAGCATCATCGACCTCATGGGCGTCCTCTCACTATCTGCAGCGGCGTGGATCATACTGTCTTTCTAG
- a CDS encoding 5-formyltetrahydrofolate cyclo-ligase: MESGDDKQAIRERIWRLLEETGAALPPGAWGRIPNFKGAREAALRLFSLDEWRNATFIKVNPDSPQRWVRLRALEEGKLLLMPTPRLRRGFLLIDPSAIPRSLYRLASTIRGAFRAGRLLKTVSDLTRHVERIDLVVEGSVAVNRWGERLGKGEGYGDLEFAILLETSLLDREAPIATTVHDLQVLPHRLPQDDHDVPVDIISTPTRLIRAAERPPRPAGLLPDRITPEKLREIPILSEVLQLYKR; this comes from the coding sequence ATGGAGAGTGGGGACGATAAGCAGGCTATAAGGGAAAGGATATGGAGACTCCTGGAAGAGACTGGGGCAGCGCTACCACCTGGAGCGTGGGGGAGGATTCCGAACTTTAAGGGGGCCAGGGAGGCCGCTTTAAGGCTGTTTAGCCTCGACGAGTGGCGGAATGCCACTTTCATCAAGGTTAACCCCGACTCTCCCCAGAGGTGGGTCAGGCTTAGAGCCTTAGAGGAGGGAAAGCTCCTTCTAATGCCCACGCCGAGGCTGCGGAGAGGCTTCCTCCTCATAGACCCCTCGGCCATCCCCCGGAGTCTATACAGGCTGGCGTCGACGATTCGCGGAGCCTTCCGCGCGGGTAGACTGCTCAAAACCGTCTCAGACTTAACCCGGCATGTAGAGAGGATAGATCTCGTGGTGGAGGGGAGCGTTGCTGTGAACCGGTGGGGTGAGAGGCTTGGTAAGGGGGAGGGCTACGGCGACCTAGAGTTCGCGATTCTCTTAGAGACATCCCTGCTGGATAGGGAGGCTCCCATAGCCACTACAGTCCACGATCTTCAGGTACTTCCCCACAGGCTTCCGCAGGACGATCACGATGTGCCTGTGGATATAATTTCTACACCAACTAGATTAATACGCGCTGCGGAGAGACCTCCCAGGCCAGCCGGGTTGCTGCCCGATAGGATCACTCCCGAAAAACTAAGGGAGATACCCATATTGAGTGAGGTTCTACAACTGTACAAGCGGTAG
- a CDS encoding 5,10-methylenetetrahydrofolate reductase produces MEVWVELKPIYGLEMAAKALKYLSFADKIDIPDQPVGVAFSSPIAASYLSCRVGGDRIVAHIRTVDYSGHSLRASIKTLSSLGVSHIVLLRGDPLGREVGLKPEEAFEIAARYRERFGVKLGFIVSLRKSVQEMFDRLQLNPDFILVLNTSKHYLWKLKRIREAYEGEVVAYLVIATERSVKHMQGRITSIMYPEGEALDLAGKLSSEGLVDGILVSAPGDDEALERVARRLKRYGEWGR; encoded by the coding sequence GTGGAAGTGTGGGTGGAGCTGAAGCCTATATATGGGTTGGAGATGGCGGCTAAAGCGCTTAAATACCTAAGCTTCGCCGACAAGATTGATATCCCCGATCAGCCCGTCGGCGTAGCATTCTCATCTCCAATAGCAGCGTCTTATCTATCATGCAGGGTGGGCGGTGACCGTATAGTCGCCCATATAAGGACGGTAGATTATAGTGGACATAGCCTGAGAGCATCCATAAAAACGCTGTCGTCACTAGGCGTCTCGCACATAGTCCTGCTTAGGGGGGATCCTCTAGGCCGGGAGGTGGGTTTGAAGCCCGAGGAGGCTTTTGAGATAGCTGCTAGATATAGGGAGAGGTTTGGAGTTAAACTAGGCTTCATAGTGAGCTTGAGGAAGAGTGTTCAGGAGATGTTTGACCGACTTCAGCTAAACCCGGACTTCATACTCGTGCTGAACACCTCGAAGCACTATCTCTGGAAGCTTAAAAGGATTAGAGAAGCCTACGAAGGGGAGGTTGTCGCTTATCTCGTCATAGCAACAGAGAGGAGTGTGAAGCACATGCAGGGGAGAATAACATCTATTATGTATCCTGAGGGCGAGGCCCTAGATCTGGCGGGGAAGCTATCTTCTGAGGGTCTTGTGGATGGTATACTTGTTTCTGCTCCAGGGGACGACGAGGCGCTGGAGAGAGTGGCCAGGAGGCTGAAGAGGTATGGAGAGTGGGGACGATAA
- a CDS encoding geranylgeranylglycerol-phosphate geranylgeranyltransferase, which produces MEGVLGRLGAAVEITRPVNSLMVSFAIVLALGIASRWSFEGLTPLELVAVSVAGYCLSSVAMITNDLIDLEIDKVNAPNRPLPAGRISRSEAALLSVLLAATGLILAAYVDFITLAFYLAGLILSLMYNRFLKRTGLPGNIVVAALVSAPFIYASLEAGGVKGPMLVFSAMVFLAVLGREVAKGVPDVEGDRAAGVKTVAVSLGERAAVVIASILYLASSALGYIPLVYGLVNPLLYTPLIALLTILVVREVILIVRNPSRDNVLAHKNRVLGYMLLGLVAFALGTLGI; this is translated from the coding sequence TTGGAGGGCGTTTTGGGTCGACTGGGGGCTGCAGTGGAGATCACGAGGCCTGTAAACTCCCTGATGGTCAGCTTTGCAATAGTCCTGGCACTGGGTATAGCGTCTCGATGGTCCTTCGAGGGCTTAACGCCTCTCGAGCTTGTTGCAGTGTCGGTAGCAGGCTATTGTCTATCATCAGTCGCCATGATTACCAACGATTTAATAGACCTCGAGATAGATAAGGTGAATGCTCCTAACAGGCCGCTTCCGGCTGGCAGGATTTCCAGGTCCGAGGCGGCACTGTTGTCAGTACTCCTGGCGGCTACAGGACTGATCTTGGCAGCATACGTAGATTTCATTACACTTGCGTTCTACCTGGCCGGCCTTATATTATCTCTAATGTACAATAGGTTCCTCAAGAGAACGGGCCTTCCAGGTAACATCGTTGTGGCTGCCCTGGTCTCAGCACCCTTCATTTATGCATCCCTTGAGGCTGGCGGTGTCAAAGGGCCGATGCTAGTGTTCTCTGCTATGGTTTTCCTAGCTGTGCTTGGACGGGAGGTGGCGAAGGGGGTGCCCGACGTTGAAGGTGACAGGGCAGCTGGTGTCAAGACTGTGGCTGTATCCTTAGGCGAGAGGGCTGCTGTTGTTATAGCTTCAATCCTCTACCTCGCCTCATCAGCCCTGGGATACATACCCCTAGTATATGGCCTCGTCAACCCTCTCCTCTATACTCCGCTCATAGCTTTGCTTACCATACTTGTGGTGCGGGAGGTTATACTAATAGTTAGAAATCCATCCAGAGATAATGTCTTGGCTCACAAGAACAGGGTTCTGGGCTATATGCTCCTGGGTTTAGTGGCTTTCGCCCTTGGCACGCTTGGAATTTAA